From one Cardiocondyla obscurior isolate alpha-2009 linkage group LG06, Cobs3.1, whole genome shotgun sequence genomic stretch:
- the LOC139103369 gene encoding fatty acyl-CoA reductase wat isoform X2 — MRAKKGKSPEQRMKEHFDNSVYDRLKKEQPNFEVKIKMVEADLSKLGLELSQEDQELLLDTNVIFHAAATVRFNEALRLAVNINIRGTKELLLLAKRMPNLKSFVYVSTAFSYCVHNFIEEKSYSPPIETDKILTLLDILNDKELDKITPILIDKWPNTYVFTKAIAEDTVRQYSVGIPTCIVRPSIITSTAKEPVRGWINNIYGAVGVVLGSALGLLRTLHCDPDSVAEIVPADYVISHFIAASWDTAKRRNTLLSIKDTNPDVPETERLPIYNYVSVCQNPITWRRFMKLNRNYGLQIPSKHCVWYYMFSLNKHKFVHNISEIFLHYIPGIVVDFILILSGRKPQLLNAYKKIHKFSSVIAYFSTQYWRFNNDAVVNLWNRVSLADQQIFNFNIDNLDWEPYMKYMIHGLRANLINDPISEKSLKEGKKKYRKLKIAHYTVLTVASFLLIWGLISLILCIVSFF; from the exons GATTGAAAAAAGAACAGCCCAACtttgaagtaaaaataaaaatggtagAAGCTGATTTAAGCAAGTTAGGCCTTGAGTTGTCGCAAGAAGATCAAGAACTTCTTTTAGACACAAATGTGATTTTTCATGCTGCTGCGACTGTACGATTTAATGAAGCGCTTCGACTTGcggtgaatataaatataagagGCACAAAAGAGCTTCTTCTTCTCGCTAAAAGAATGCCGAACTTAAAG TCATTTGTATATGTATCCACTGCATTTTCTTATTGTGTACATAActttattgaagaaaaaagttattccCCGCCTATCGAAACGGATAAGATTTTAACATTGCTCGATATATTGAACGATAAAGAATTGGATAAAATAACGCCAAT attaatagataaatggccaaatacatatgtattcaCCAAAGCGATCGCTGAAGATACTGTTCGACAGTATAGCGTCGGGATTCCAACTTGCATCGTACGACCGTCAATAATAACATCAACAGCTAAAGAACCAGTACGAGGAtggattaataatatatatggaGCAGTAGGTGTAGTCTTGGGCAGTGCCCTGGGTTTATTGCGTACTTTGCACTGTGATCCTGACAGTGTGGCCGAGATAGTGCCCGCAGATTACGTCATTTCACATTTTATTGCTGCTAGTTGGGATACTGCCAAAAGAAG AAATACTCTATTGAGCATCAAGGACACGAATCCGGATGTTCCAGAAACTGAGAGATTACCGATTTACAATTACGTGTCGGTATGTCAAAATCCGATTACGTGGCGAagatttatgaaattaaatagaaactACGGCCTGCAAATACCAAGCAAACATTGTGTGTGGTATTATatgttttctttaaacaaacaTAAATTTGTGCAtaatatttctgaaatatttttgcattatataCCTGGTATTGTAGTTGACTTTATACTTATTCTCAGCGGTCGAAAACCCCA GCTGCTAaatgcgtataaaaaaatacacaagTTCAGTTCTGTAATAGCATACTTCTCGACGCAATATTGGCGATTTAACAACGATGCTGTTGTAAATCTTTGGAATCGCGTAAGTTTAGCTGATCaacaaattttcaattttaatatagataACTTAGACTGGGAAccatatatgaaatatatgaTACACGGATTACGAGCAAACTTAATAAATGATCCAATAAgtgaaaaatctttaaaagaagggaaaaaaaagtatagaaa gtTGAAGATCGCACATTATACCGTGTTAACAGTTGcctcgtttttattaatatgggGTCTTATAAGTTTAATACTTTGCATAgtatcgtttttttaa